ATTTTAAAGTGCCCTTCCTTATAAAAAACAAGGCTATCGTAAAATTTATCATTCCTTGGAATATTTTTTAGTTTCCACTCTAAAATTCTGTCTAAACCAATTGCAAATCCAATGGCGTATAGTTTGGTACCAAATATTTCACACAAATTATCGTATCTACCACCATTTAGCACAGGATAGCCAAGTTCTTGTATATAACCAGAAAATATTATACCTGTGTAATAGTTTAGATGTTTTACCATTCCAAAGTCGATAGTAATATAATTTTGATAACCCAGTTTTATCATATTATTATATATCTCACTTAGTCTCTCAATCGCCAGTTTAGATATCTCATTGTTTGCAAACTTTTTAGCCTCTTTTATCTTGTCCTCTCTACCATAAAGTCTTGTGAGATTTCTGAAAATATCTATAACTTTTTGGGAAATGCCCTTTCGAATCAAAAAGTTTTCAATCCCTATATAGTCCTTCTTGTCAACAAGCTTGCAGAGCACTTCTGATGAAGCCTCATCAATCTCACAGTCCTTAGCAATTCCTTTAAAGAAATTTACCTCTCCAACATCTATTGTAAAGTTATTCACTCCAAGTTCAAGTAAACTTTCTACCGCAAGCGCTAATATCTCTAAGTCTATATAGAAACTATCAGATGTATGAAAGTTTTCTATGCCTGCTTGAAAAAATTCCCTCAAATCCCCTGCTTCTTGTTGAAGAAACTGATATGCCTTGCCAAAGTAACACAATTTGAGTGGATAAACTTTTGTCTGAAACTTAGCTGCAATCTCTGCAACCTTTGGAGTAAATTCATTTCTCAAGGCAATTACATTTCCATCGCTGTCCATAAACTTTATAGTGTTGCTGCCATTTAAGTTTTTTGACTTTTCATAATCTTCAAAAGTTGAAGGTTCAACCAATTTGTACCCAAATTTTTTAAATAAAAAGATAGTCCTTTCTCTTACCTCTTCTAAGGTATCAGACACTGGAGGATAGTAATCCACAAACTTTTTGCTCATTTTTTCTCCCTTTCATTACTTTATCATAATGAAGTGATGAATAGATATCATGTTATATTATATTACAAAAGAACTAAAAAAGCAACAAAAAAGTGGAGCCATCATCTTAATCATATAGGGCTCCACTTGTTAAGAAACTTATATGAGATTTTTGCCTTTCATCTGCTTTTCAAGTGCCAAAAATAAAGGTAACCCCAAAAAGTATGTGGCAATTGCCTCTCCCATTCCAATCGATAATAATGTAAAAAGATATCTGATAATTGGATTTAGATTTTTCAACCACTCAATTTTCAAGCTGCCTATAAAATATTGCCATATATAAGCTGATACAACCACAGCATTTACTATAATAGTGGGCAGAGGTAAAAAAGGCTTTTTCTTTATTCTGGTTGTAAGCAGCGCAGCTATTAGTGTTGCAAGAGAACCAAAAATCACATCATATATACCTGTTATACTTACTACCATGCCATATAGGTTTGCTAAAAAACACCCCACAAACAGACCAATGGTAGCTGAAACTGGCATCAAGGCAGGAAGAAGAGTAAGTGCCTCTGATATTCTTATCTGCAATGGTCCATATGATATAGCTGGTAGAAACGCGGTTAAAACAAAATATAATGCTGCAATCAGAGCAGCCCTTGCAATTACCTTACTGTCAATCTTAATTTTCCTTTTCACCTTGTTTCATCTTCCCTGCCTTCCCATTCATGTTTATGCATACCTGTTATCTTGTACACAACCCATTCGGCTATATTTGTAGAGTGGTCTGCTATTCTTTCTAAATATTTTATGACCAATAAAAACTGAACGCATTGAGAAACTGCTGCAGAATTTTCTTTCATTATTTGCTCAAGTTCATCAATAAGGTTTTGATACATTGTATCAACCAAATCATCACGCTTGACAACAGACTTTGCAAGTTCTATGTCAGAATTTACATACGAGTCTAATGCATCTTTTAACATCGAACGAGTAATTTCAGCCATTTTAGGAATGTCAATTAAAGGTTTTACATAATCCTCTTTTGCAAGCTTGAGCGTTATCTGAGAAATATCCTCTGCATGGTCAGCAATCCTCTCAATATCTGTTGCAATTCTCATCGCAGTTATTATAAGTCTTAGGTCACTTGCAAGCGGCTGTTGAGTAGCAATAACAATAGCACATTTTTTCTCTATCTCTTCTGTAAGCTCATCAATTTTATCATCGTTATCTATTATTCTTTGTGCAAGTTCAACATCTTTTGTCTTAAGTGCCAAAATTGCTTTGTCAATAGCCTCTTCTGCCATAGCTCCCATCTTAAGAATATCAAGATGAATTTCTTTGAGCTCATTTTCAAATGTCGGTCTTGTCATATCAAAAGTTCACCTCTCAACATAATATAATTATCCGAACCTACCAGTAATATAGTCCTCTGTTCTTTTGTCCCGAGGGGTATTAAATATAGTGATTGTCTTGTCAAACTCTACAAGCTCTCCATTTAAGAAAAATCCTGTAAAATCAGAAATTCGAGCAGCCTGTTGCATATTATGAGTGACTATTATTATTGTGTAGTTTTTCTTGAGCTGTTCTAAAAGCTCTTCTATTTTTAATGTTGAAATTGGGTCAAGAGCAGATGTTGGCTCATCAAGCAAAATTACCTCAGGCTCGACTGCCAAAACCCTTGCAATGCAGAGCCTTTGCTGCTGGCCTCCAGAGAGCGAAAATGCACTTTTTTTCAGCCTATCCTTTACTTCATCCCACAGATAGGCTTTTTTAAGGCTGCTTTCTACAATCTCATCAAGTACTTCTTTCTTTTTAATACCATGAATTCTTGGCCCATACGCTACATTGTCATATATGCTCATTGGGAATGGATTGGGTTTTTGAAATACCATTCCAATTTTTTTTCTAAGTTGAATAACATCAATCTCTTTGTAGATGTTTTTGCCTTCAAAATATACAGTTCCTTCTATTTTTACGTTTTCAATAAGGTCATTCATTCTATTTAAAGTCCTCAAGAAAGTAGATTTTCCACAGCCAGATGGTCCTATCAATGCAGTTATAGCTTTTTCGTTTATCTTTATATTTATATTTTTCAGAGCATGGTTCTCCCCATAATATAGATTTAAATCCTTTGTTTCTATTATTACCATCTTGAAGAAACCTCTCCCTACTTTTTGATAGCTACAACTTGTATATTTTATAATTATAACATTAAATTCTTGTTTAATGTATGTTAAAACTGTGTTAAATATTATATAATATTCTTTGTGCAATGTAAAACTTTTTATGAGGTTCGCAGGATTGATAAACAAAAATAACTTTTATTAAAATGGTCTTTGTGGCAAAAATTCTACAAAGAAGGGGTTGTGAAATATGTGGAACATAATTCCAAAAGAAAACCAGTTTTTTGTTTTATTGGCAAACGCTGTTGAAAATGCTTATCAATCAGCAGTGATGTTAAATCAACTCCTCAATAACCTTTCAAATATGCAAGAGCTTATCTCAAAGCTTGAAAAAGCTGAAAACAAAGGGGATGATATTACCCACCAAGTAATTGAACTCCTCAACAAAACTTTTATCACACCTCTTGACAGAGAAGATTTGTTTGCAATAATCAAAGAGATTGACAACATTGTCGATTCGCTCGAAACAGTTGCGCATAGGTTTGAAATCTATAATGTAGACACAGTTAAGCCTGAGGCAAAGATCTTATCGGAAATGATCATAAACTGCACAAAAGAATTAAAAGGAGTAGTAGAAAATCTAAAGGATTTAAAAAATACTAAACTCATAAAAGAAAAAATAATAGAAGTAAATAGAATTGAAGATGAAGGTGACATTGTGTACAGAAATGCAATTAAAAAACTTTTTGCTGAAAATAAGGACAAGCCTATTGAAGTAATCATTTGGAAAGAAATTTTTGGCTTTTTGGAAGACACACTTGATGCGTGTGAAGATGTAGCAAATGTAATAGAAGGGGTTGTGACAAAAAATGCATAACATACCACTTAATTTACTTTTAATAATCATTTTAGCTCTGACTTTTGACTTTATAAACGGCTTTCATGACACGGCAAATGCTATTGCAACATCAGTTTCAACAAGAGTGTTAACACCACGCACTGCCATATTTATGTCAGCAGTTTTTAATTTCTTTGGTGCAATGATCA
The sequence above is drawn from the Caldicellulosiruptor bescii DSM 6725 genome and encodes:
- a CDS encoding ATP phosphoribosyltransferase regulatory subunit, whose translation is MSKKFVDYYPPVSDTLEEVRERTIFLFKKFGYKLVEPSTFEDYEKSKNLNGSNTIKFMDSDGNVIALRNEFTPKVAEIAAKFQTKVYPLKLCYFGKAYQFLQQEAGDLREFFQAGIENFHTSDSFYIDLEILALAVESLLELGVNNFTIDVGEVNFFKGIAKDCEIDEASSEVLCKLVDKKDYIGIENFLIRKGISQKVIDIFRNLTRLYGREDKIKEAKKFANNEISKLAIERLSEIYNNMIKLGYQNYITIDFGMVKHLNYYTGIIFSGYIQELGYPVLNGGRYDNLCEIFGTKLYAIGFAIGLDRILEWKLKNIPRNDKFYDSLVFYKEGHFKMALKLLLKTDNEKQKIYFYTVPAKIEEAFLISKAMKVEKFMYIDEEGVKTYVLEDLE
- a CDS encoding QueT transporter family protein, producing the protein MKRKIKIDSKVIARAALIAALYFVLTAFLPAISYGPLQIRISEALTLLPALMPVSATIGLFVGCFLANLYGMVVSITGIYDVIFGSLATLIAALLTTRIKKKPFLPLPTIIVNAVVVSAYIWQYFIGSLKIEWLKNLNPIIRYLFTLLSIGMGEAIATYFLGLPLFLALEKQMKGKNLI
- the phoU gene encoding phosphate signaling complex protein PhoU, yielding MTRPTFENELKEIHLDILKMGAMAEEAIDKAILALKTKDVELAQRIIDNDDKIDELTEEIEKKCAIVIATQQPLASDLRLIITAMRIATDIERIADHAEDISQITLKLAKEDYVKPLIDIPKMAEITRSMLKDALDSYVNSDIELAKSVVKRDDLVDTMYQNLIDELEQIMKENSAAVSQCVQFLLVIKYLERIADHSTNIAEWVVYKITGMHKHEWEGREDETR
- the pstB gene encoding phosphate ABC transporter ATP-binding protein PstB; translated protein: MVIIETKDLNLYYGENHALKNINIKINEKAITALIGPSGCGKSTFLRTLNRMNDLIENVKIEGTVYFEGKNIYKEIDVIQLRKKIGMVFQKPNPFPMSIYDNVAYGPRIHGIKKKEVLDEIVESSLKKAYLWDEVKDRLKKSAFSLSGGQQQRLCIARVLAVEPEVILLDEPTSALDPISTLKIEELLEQLKKNYTIIIVTHNMQQAARISDFTGFFLNGELVEFDKTITIFNTPRDKRTEDYITGRFG
- a CDS encoding DUF47 domain-containing protein; translated protein: MWNIIPKENQFFVLLANAVENAYQSAVMLNQLLNNLSNMQELISKLEKAENKGDDITHQVIELLNKTFITPLDREDLFAIIKEIDNIVDSLETVAHRFEIYNVDTVKPEAKILSEMIINCTKELKGVVENLKDLKNTKLIKEKIIEVNRIEDEGDIVYRNAIKKLFAENKDKPIEVIIWKEIFGFLEDTLDACEDVANVIEGVVTKNA